The region CGACGCTCGAGACACTCGCATGGTTCTCGACCGTCCTATGGAGCACGGCGGGCGCGCTGGCAGTCATGATCGGCGGCACGCCCGTCCAGATTCCTGGCTACATGCTCTGGGCCGCCATCGTCTATGCGATTACCGGCTCACTCCTGACAAACAAGGTCGGTCACCCGCTTGTGTCGATCAACAACCAGTTGCAGCGCGTCGAGGCGGATTTCCGGTTCGGCCTGATCCGTCTGCGCGAAAACGCCGAGCAGATTGCGTTCTACGACGGTATGCGGGCCGAGGAATCGAACGCCCAGGACCTGTTCGGCCGGATTCGTGAAAACTGGTGGCGCGTGATGAAGTACACGCGGCGCTACAGCTTCGTGCTCAATTTCTACGGTCAGATCGCCGACATCTTTCCGATCGTTGTGGCATCGCCCCGTTACTTCGCAGGTCTGTTCAGTTTCGGCACACTGATGCAAATCGCCGACGCATTCGGTTCGGTTAGCGAATCGCTTTCGTGGTTCATCAACAATTACGACACGCTCGTCCAATGGCGCGCAACGGTTAACCGTCTGCGCGAGTTCAGGCGCGTCATGCAGCTACCTCATCTGAAGGAGTCTGTGTCGCCCGCCACCGAGCATGGCGGCATCAACCTGCACTACGTCGACGAAAGCCAGCTCGCCACCCACAACCTCACGCTTGCGCTGCCCAACGGCGAGACGCTCGCGAGCGTGCGCGACATCGCCATCAAGCCCGGTTCGCGCTGGCTCGTGCGCGGGCCGTCCGGCTCGGGCAAGAGCACGCTGTTGCGCGCGCTGGCTGGTCTCTGGCCGTTCGGCAACGGCTCGATCGACGCACCTGTGGACGCGCGCATGATGTTCATCCCGCAGCAGAGCTACCTGCCGGTTGGGACCTTGAAGGCTGCGCTCACCTACCCCGCCGCGGCCGTCAACTTCAGCGACGAGGAATGTTGCGAGGCGCTGCATCTGTGCCGGCTTGAAGGCTACGTTGACCGATTGCACGAATCCGACCATTGGTGGCGCATTCTTTCCCCCGGCGAGCAGCAGCGGCTAGCGGGCGCACGCGTGGTGCTGCACAAGCCTGACTACGTGTTCCTCGACGAAGCAACGAGTGCGCTCGACACTGAGAACGAAGCGCATCTGTATCGCCTGTTGACCGAACGACTGCCGAACGGGGCGATTGTCAGTGTCACGCACCGCAAGTCGCTTGCGAAGTTCCATCAGGAAACCCTCGATATCGCGCGTCCGCGCGAGCACGCAGTGGCATATACACGGCCGCCGTAGACGTGACCGTTTGACCGCAGAGGTGGCGCCGCAAACTCTTTCAGTTCCACCCTACCCGGGTGTGACTAACAGGCTGTTGAAAAGCGCCCCGTCATGATGACCGAAGCAGTGCTCACGAGGTCTCCGCACGCGATTTGCTGCTGAATTGCGGGTTCGTCGGGTGGTTTTTGCAGGCAATGCGTATGCGCGCAGGCGCCGCGCCGTGCAGTCCCCACGCCGCGACGGCTCATCGCGTCGATCCTTGCGGCACCATACCTGGCATTCGCGCCATGCGGGTCAGATTGTTCGCAACCACGTCAGCTTGAGGTGATGGTCGACGCGCCTGATGCCGCGACCGCCTTGTTGGCGCCGTAGTCGCTCATCGCAAACATGCTTCCGCCGTCCTTCATCAGCGACGCGGCGCACTTTGTCATGTGCATGAACGAGTGACACGAGATGTCCGTCTCCTTGGCAAAGCTCTCCGCCGAACAATTGAGCAGACCTCCTGGCAGGTCATCCTTGGGTGCCCACGCAAGCGAGTTCACGAGGATCTCCAGTCTTCCCACTCCTTTTCGATACGTGCGAACAGTGCCTCCAGTTCGCCCCCGTGCGAAACATCGAGCGGCATGGCGATAGGTGCTTCGAGTTCGCTCGCACGCGGTCTTCCTGTATCCATGGCGAGGTCCGGACATAGAATTGAACGGGAAGTCGCTTGCGCCGCAGGGGATCAAGCGCCAGCAGCGAATGGCCTCGCTGCTGGAGTGGCCGAATGGCCACCGCCGCATAGCGAGTTTGTGACAACAACATGCAGCCCGTCTGCAGGACAGGGTCCGCCTCTCGCGGCGCTGCGGGTTTGATATAGATCAACGCAACCGTTGCCCGAGCGCAGCAACTTGAGTTCGCCGACGGGGTTACACTCTATTGTCAGGCAGGCACACCGGGCGCAACAGAACTCATCCACGAACTCGCATCGAATAGAACCTCGAAGGAACGAGACAATGGGAGGGAGCATGGCATACGTAAAACGTTGGCAAGCCTGCACCGCGCCACTGCGCAACAGCGGTATGACGATTCTTCTGGCACTGCTCGTCATCACTGTGTTCATTGTCCCTGTCGTCGTCACGTCGAACAGCACGGCCGGTCGAATCGCACAAGACATTGGTCAACCGCTTGCAGTACAGCACCCGATCCTGGTCGTCGATCACGGCGACCACGGCGTTGTTCGAGTGCAGATCAATTCCGCTAAACTTCATTTCAGCCTCCTGAACGGGTCGGTTGAGCGTTGCATCCCAACTCTAGACCCTGGCCGCCCCCTTCTCTGGGCGGCCAGGAGGCCTTTCAATGATTATCAACTCGATGGGACGTCGAACCTTGAATGACGTGCAGGCTTGCTGGGCAATGGATTCCCGTGCGCGAATTAAACATATCAACTGCCGCCGAAAGCGTATCGCCAAAATATCGCATGCGCTGACGCTAGACGCGAAACGTGGCCGCCGGACAACAGGCAGAAGTCGGCCATAGAGACGGTCGCTAGCTGCGCGTGAATGGCCGCTCTGTCGGCCACTACGGACGGTCACCGCGTGCGCGAGGGGCAGTCCAGTAGTAACGGATGCAGCGCTGAAACGCCAACCCTCCAGCAGGCGCTGGAGGCCTGGCGAGACAGATCATCGCGCAGGGCCCGCGCTTTTCATGGGAATGCCACCCGGGTGCGGATTCGCGTCGCTCATGTCCTCGGGCAGCAAGTTATCGTCAGCGAGACTTTCGTGAGCCTGTGCGGTGGCCGGGTAACGCTCCGGATAAAAATGACGCTCGGCAACTTGCACATCGAATGTGTGCGACCAAGTCGCAATCACGACTGTGGCGAGGTTGTTGCCGATCGTGATGCAGGTGGCGATCGCCATTGACATGAAGCGGTAAACGCCGAAGATCACCGCTACTCCTTCGACGGGCAGAATACCGGTCGACGTCACCGTCGCAGCAAACACGATGAACGAGACACCCGATACTGTAGCCGCACCTTTGGAAGTGAGCAGCATCAGCATTAGCACGCAGATAACGCTGACGGTCCGGCGCTGAATGCCAGTTGTCCAAAGCTACCTTGGCTCGCGGTCAGGTGGCCATGTCGACGACGAAGACGAGATGACAAGGATCTAACCTATGGCTAGTCGGTCGCGACGCGCAGGCCGACTACGTCGGCAACGCACGCATCGCGGTACGTTCGCAACGTCACTCGTGCGCATAGGTCTTGCTGATCGGCGCTTTGGCGTGCGCAAAGAAAGATTTCACCTTTTTGGCAAAGGACTGCTTCGGCGTCTTCTTGCATTCCTCAATCAGAGCGGTAACGGTTTCTTCCTGACCTACCACGACGACATCCTCGGATTGCAGCTTGCCTTTGTTGTTGTAGCCGTCCATCCAGTACACCATCTGAGGCTTGTACACATCATCCATGGCGATGAAGTCCTCGCATTTCATTTTGGCTGGCTTCATTTCCTTGTTGGCATCGGCAAGGCAGGCCGCCGACAGGATTACGCCAATGAGACAGACTGCTGCTTTGCTCGTGTTCATTCGTCTCTCCTCTAGCAAACAGTAAAAGTCGGTTCCAGTTGCTGCAGGCCGGTGCGTGGGCAGGCGCCTTCGATGGCGTACACCGGTAAAGCACACAGTCCCGGACCGGTCGCCGCCCGGTAGTACATCCCGTTTGTCTCCGAAGGTCGCGCTACGCGAGTGCATCGAGTCTGCGCCGGGTACCCTTCAGGGCGCAGGCACCACGCGGTAGTAAACGCCGTTCGCGCCGTAGGAGGGTTGGAACCACGTATTGCCGCACAGGTAGTACGTGCCGCCCTGCACGTGTGGCGAGATGCAGCCCGCGGGCAGCACCGCGTAGATTGCGCCCATCGCAAACGACGTACCGACAGGGGCGGGTGCAGGCGGTGCTGTCGTTGCCCCAGCGACATAGCCTGCGTTGTAAGCATTGGATGCCGCTGCGTTCGTGTTGGCCGAGACTATGGCCGCGCCCGCCGCCACACCGACTGCTACGCCCGCTGCGGCTGCCCCTGCGGTGGACCAGCCGCCGCAGTTGTAGCAGGAAGACCCGTAATTGTTCACCGTGACCGGAGGGTGGTATGCGGGGTACCTGGCCCCGTAATAAGGGCTATGGTAAGCGGTCGCACCCGAGGCGCTCGTGTAGCTCGTATAACCTGAGCCGGCGGCATGGTACGCCGAACCGCCATACGCGTTGGTGGCAGAGGTACCCTGGCCATAGGTGTGAGTCGCGCTCCCGCCATATCGATTGGCAAAGGTCGTCTGCCCCGATCCCTGCTGGTGCGTTGCGGTGTCGCCGTAGCGGCCGGTCGCGGTCGTGCCCTGGCCGTAGGTGTGCGTTTCGCTGCCACCCCACGCGTTGCTGCGGGTTGTCGACCCCGAACCGAAAGAATGCGACGTGCTGCCTCCGTAATAGTTGGCATGCGACCATGCGCCGACTCCGCCCGCTGCGAGCGCCGGGACAAGAAGACCCACCAGACGGATGACGACGTTCTTCATGATGCGTCTCCTCATTGCGTTCCGGCGTGCTTGCTCTTCGGCGGCGGCTTCATTCCGGGCGCATCGCTCGCGTCCGGACGCGCAAACGCAATGCGGGCCGCGCCGGCTGCTTTAGCCGGAACGAACGCGTCCTCCGGAATGGCGGGATCCAGTTGCCAGTCGGAGAGTTCCAGTACATGGCGCATCTGGGCGCGATCGGTGAGGTAAATGGCGTAAATGCGGCGCGGGAGCTTGTCCTGCGCTCCGATCCAGATCTGTACGAACACATCCCCGGTGACATACGCCACCATGTCCGTTGTCGTGCCGCCGACCACGCTCGATTGACCGATGTAGAAAGCGATCTTCAGTCCGTCGGCGATATCCTTGTAGGGATCCGCGACAATCACATCGGTAAACGGGAAGTAGATTGCCCCGGAATCGAAGGCCACCTGTAACGCGGCGTCGATGGTCGGCGGCGCGTCGGCGACCGCGACCAGGTTCTCCGACGGCGCGAACGCCATCATGGTCTTGCCGTCGTAATAGAACTCTGACGGTGGCCCATCGCCGAGGGTGATGACCTTGAGCTTGTCCGGCCGCCGGACTGATACCTCCGACCTGGTGGAATAGACAAGCGGTGGACCGAGGCGGCTCGGACTCTCATAGGAGACGACCGACGTGAACGACATCGACCTGGCGGCAGCAAGGCGGACGCTCGCCGCCTTGAGAATGTCGATCGCGCGTGGCTCGAGTCCGGGCTGGAATGCCGGCACGGCAACCTTCGCCGCCGGCCTGGCGGCTGCTTTCGGCGTGTGCTGTGATTGCTGGGCGTTGCCGCTTGCGGCGAGAAACATACTCAGCACGACGACGGTTACGCCCCACTTCAATTTCTCGCAGGTCATCGCGGCCTCGGTAAGTAACCCGGTTTAGCGGCGCGCCCAACGGCATCATGGAATCATGCCGCATTCAAACATCTTGTTGGCGATCGGCGCTGCCACCCTGGCGATGAACGCGGCACGCATCTGCGGATCGTCGCGCAGCATCTGCATCGCCTCCTGCTCCCGCTCAGGCTTCGGCTTGCCCTGATGCTGAGCTTTCTCTTGCCACAGTTGTTCACAACTCGCTTGCTGGTACTTCTGAACGAGCTTGTCGGCGACCATGTCCATCATCGGGTATTGAGCGGTGGCGGCATTCGCTAACAGTAACGCCGGTACCATCGAAAACCACAGGAAACGCTTGATCATGAGCTTGCCCTCATTTCGTCAAAAAATGCGGTACTCGCGAAAGGTCCTGGGATCATCGCTTCCAAAGGGATAGCCGGGTCCTTGATTTTGTTCGGGCGCCTCGTCTGGGAACGCACGATCACCCGCATTCGCCCATGAGATAGAGTACGGTACCAGTGGGGATGCCGATATTGGACCTTGGTCCAATATGTGCGCGATGGACCCTGACGCGCGCGTCGGCGGACGCATGCAGATTCAACTGCGCGTATGGAGTTCCATGACGGAATTCCTCGCGGCCGAGCGACCAGTCTGCCAAGCATTCAATTGGTGAGGGTCTGAAGGTAGATTGCAACCGTACATTCGGACTTTCGTTGCGGGTAGCGGCCAGACACTGCCGTTCGAGGAGCCGATTGAAAATTCCCTAGGGCGGCCGCCCAGAGTCCGCCCGTCAAGGAGCAGCGATTTCGGTATGGAACCGATATCCTCCGTCAGGCACTGCGTTGCTGGTGCTCTGGCTTGCTATCCTCTTCGCCGGTTTCGGTCTGGTCAGCGCCAACAATCGGACCGCCATTGCGACGCTTTTCGTCTGTGGGCTATCGGTATCCGGCGCTATTTTCCTGATCGAGGACATCGCCCACCCGCTCGAAGGGCTGATGCAGATTTCGCAGGAGCCGGCGCGGATCGCGCTCGCCCACCTCGGCCAATAGGCCAATAGGCCAGCGTTGCCCGGCCGCCCCGTGTCACCTTCGTCAACGCGCCGGCGACGCTCTCTTTGACTAATCGAATCAACAGCGCTTGCTGGCTGCGTTCTTTCACTATGCTCTAGGCCGCACCGGGAACCGGGACGATCTTGCCGCCAAGCGTGGTGCCTTTTGAAAGGCAATCGCCTTTCTGCGCTGGACTGAGGGCTGCGCGCAACCAAGAATGTCATGCGATACGACATGGGCGACGCCCCTGAGCTTACGCATCTGCTGCTTGCGTGATCTTGCCCGCAAGCGCATGCAGCTCGTACAGCAGCGTACGCTAAATATTCTCAGTATCGAGAACATCCTGGCGCGCCAGTTGAACCTACGGCTCAACGCGCAACGGGTTCGCCAGCTCGATAATGCGGCTGTAAGTGCGCTGCGTTTGCCGCCGCATATCGAATGTGCGTTGATGGCCAACCTTGCGGTCATGCGCACGCTGCAGGCTCAAATCCATGCAATCGAAACCGTCCTGCACCGCACGGTGAAACTGCGCCCCGAGTTCGCGATCCTCAAAACCGCGCCCGGCATCGGCGAGACCCTCGCGACCACCATCATGCTGGAAACGGGTAGCATTGACGGCAAGAAGAAAGGTGAAGGCAACGCAAAGAGCGGCAACAAGTATCTCTCGTGGGCTTTTATCGAGGCTGCAGCGGTCGCGATGCGCAGCTGTCCGCAGGCCAGGCGC is a window of Paraburkholderia sp. IMGN_8 DNA encoding:
- a CDS encoding ABC transporter ATP-binding protein/permease yields the protein MSNQSSGPASGQLDSASAWSLIRPYWVSEERRTAWGLLTAIIAMDLLLVGINARLNTWNRDFYNALEGRNVHEFPQLMLFFSALAFAFVAISVYNRYLRQMLGFRWRQWLTTRYLQEWLGDGTFYRIERDRLTDNPDQRIAVDLDLFATTTLSLTLDLLSTLETLAWFSTVLWSTAGALAVMIGGTPVQIPGYMLWAAIVYAITGSLLTNKVGHPLVSINNQLQRVEADFRFGLIRLRENAEQIAFYDGMRAEESNAQDLFGRIRENWWRVMKYTRRYSFVLNFYGQIADIFPIVVASPRYFAGLFSFGTLMQIADAFGSVSESLSWFINNYDTLVQWRATVNRLREFRRVMQLPHLKESVSPATEHGGINLHYVDESQLATHNLTLALPNGETLASVRDIAIKPGSRWLVRGPSGSGKSTLLRALAGLWPFGNGSIDAPVDARMMFIPQQSYLPVGTLKAALTYPAAAVNFSDEECCEALHLCRLEGYVDRLHESDHWWRILSPGEQQRLAGARVVLHKPDYVFLDEATSALDTENEAHLYRLLTERLPNGAIVSVTHRKSLAKFHQETLDIARPREHAVAYTRPP
- a CDS encoding SDR family oxidoreductase; this encodes MNSLAWAPKDDLPGGLLNCSAESFAKETDISCHSFMHMTKCAASLMKDGGSMFAMSDYGANKAVAASGASTITSS
- a CDS encoding HdeA/HdeB family chaperone, which codes for MNTSKAAVCLIGVILSAACLADANKEMKPAKMKCEDFIAMDDVYKPQMVYWMDGYNNKGKLQSEDVVVVGQEETVTALIEECKKTPKQSFAKKVKSFFAHAKAPISKTYAHE
- a CDS encoding DUF2092 domain-containing protein, with product MTCEKLKWGVTVVVLSMFLAASGNAQQSQHTPKAAARPAAKVAVPAFQPGLEPRAIDILKAASVRLAAARSMSFTSVVSYESPSRLGPPLVYSTRSEVSVRRPDKLKVITLGDGPPSEFYYDGKTMMAFAPSENLVAVADAPPTIDAALQVAFDSGAIYFPFTDVIVADPYKDIADGLKIAFYIGQSSVVGGTTTDMVAYVTGDVFVQIWIGAQDKLPRRIYAIYLTDRAQMRHVLELSDWQLDPAIPEDAFVPAKAAGAARIAFARPDASDAPGMKPPPKSKHAGTQ
- a CDS encoding IS110 family transposase gives rise to the protein MSCDTTWATPLSLRICCLRDLARKRMQLVQQRTLNILSIENILARQLNLRLNAQRVRQLDNAAVSALRLPPHIECALMANLAVMRTLQAQIHAIETVLHRTVKLRPEFAILKTAPGIGETLATTIMLETGSIDGKKKGEGNAKSGNKYLSWAFIEAAAVAMRSCPQARRFYERKKARRMPVVTMKALAHKLARAAFYMLRDGKPFEVTKCFG